In a single window of the Planctomycetia bacterium genome:
- a CDS encoding DNA translocase FtsK 4TM domain-containing protein, which produces MTLFPQHAATLRNSRSVAALVLCAFAWVAILTFDVNDWPNSAVWPQPDPVLNGCGRAGAWFSFHLLHYLGDGVYPLLLLVSAAAVLQLMRRSIPSPAMRLIGLTLLVTAAAAGGALLHPNAREGLVEGHGGILGIAFAAMLKDAFSLWGAAVVISAVFTLGVVLAADDLLVKVPTFFEWVASFARRATSTVGAAGRIGPKLTPVMIGAGNLSSGAFDSPSQPSAQALDEPDDEDDAVPEAKEEDSESEGDDAEAPPKRTPERELIIRMLGKDRVEGKQPKNAWPAELGDYVLPPLSILRDPEGRYSASQEGLVRDQAAILERTLAEFRIEVKVVEIDTGPVITMFELELSAGTKVSQINSLANDIARALKAPAVRVVAPIPGKNTIGIEVPNINKEKVRLKELIMLGGVKPTKMALPIFMGKNASGDPLIADIATMPHLLVAGTTGSGKSVSINTLIMSVLMTQRPDHVKLILVDPKMVELSIFKDIPHLMCPIVTDMQRAEMILQWATTKMDERYELLAEAGVRDIGSFNRMSKDQIYERFAPTTDEEKQQIPTHLPYIVIVIDELADLMMTSGKEVEHHLSRLAQKSRAVGIHLVVATQRPQANVVTGLIKSNLPCRMAFRVASRMDSRIVLDQNGAEVLMGEGDMLFLPPGSSKLVRAQGTYIEDDELRAVLADLSTKARPVFHHELQRLRPAGEGEDSERDPLFDDAVSIIVESQRGSVSLLQRRLEIGYSRASRLIDQMASAGIVGDYKGSQAREVLLTSKEWSEIRKQRDDDVAQGEFRADMEAEEDDAYGTADIEDDEGVPDLIEGRADLRD; this is translated from the coding sequence GTGACGCTCTTTCCTCAACATGCCGCGACCCTTCGCAACTCGCGCTCCGTCGCGGCCCTTGTGCTGTGCGCATTCGCATGGGTGGCCATCCTGACGTTTGACGTCAACGACTGGCCGAATTCCGCCGTCTGGCCCCAGCCTGATCCGGTCCTCAACGGCTGCGGTCGGGCCGGCGCCTGGTTTTCCTTCCACCTCCTTCACTATCTCGGTGACGGAGTCTATCCCCTTCTGCTGCTCGTCTCGGCGGCGGCCGTCCTGCAACTCATGCGGCGATCCATTCCCTCGCCCGCCATGCGATTGATCGGACTCACCCTTCTGGTCACGGCCGCGGCTGCCGGCGGTGCGTTGCTCCACCCGAACGCTCGGGAGGGACTTGTCGAGGGACACGGCGGAATCCTCGGCATTGCATTTGCCGCGATGCTCAAGGACGCCTTCTCACTCTGGGGGGCCGCGGTGGTCATCTCCGCCGTATTCACCCTCGGCGTCGTCCTCGCCGCCGATGACCTGCTCGTCAAAGTCCCAACATTCTTCGAATGGGTCGCCTCGTTTGCCCGGCGAGCGACTTCCACCGTCGGCGCCGCGGGTCGTATCGGTCCGAAGCTCACGCCGGTCATGATCGGGGCGGGCAACCTGAGCTCCGGCGCCTTCGACTCACCCTCCCAGCCGTCGGCACAAGCGCTTGACGAGCCCGACGACGAAGATGACGCCGTACCTGAAGCGAAGGAGGAGGACTCAGAATCTGAAGGCGATGACGCCGAGGCCCCGCCCAAACGAACACCTGAGCGCGAACTGATCATCCGCATGCTGGGCAAGGACCGCGTCGAAGGCAAGCAGCCGAAGAACGCCTGGCCGGCGGAATTGGGCGACTACGTCCTACCACCGCTGTCCATCCTCCGCGATCCGGAGGGCAGATACTCCGCGAGCCAGGAAGGGCTGGTCCGCGATCAGGCGGCCATTCTGGAGCGCACCCTCGCCGAGTTTCGCATTGAAGTGAAGGTTGTCGAGATCGACACCGGCCCCGTCATCACCATGTTCGAGCTGGAGCTCTCCGCCGGCACCAAGGTCAGCCAGATCAATTCGCTCGCCAACGACATCGCCCGCGCGCTGAAGGCCCCGGCCGTCCGCGTCGTCGCGCCGATCCCCGGCAAGAACACCATCGGCATTGAAGTTCCCAACATCAACAAAGAGAAGGTCCGCCTCAAGGAACTCATCATGCTCGGCGGCGTCAAGCCGACCAAGATGGCCCTGCCTATCTTCATGGGCAAGAACGCCAGCGGCGATCCGCTTATTGCCGACATCGCCACTATGCCGCACCTTCTCGTCGCGGGCACCACCGGCAGCGGCAAGAGCGTCTCAATTAACACGCTCATCATGTCCGTCCTGATGACCCAGCGGCCGGACCACGTGAAACTCATTCTCGTCGATCCCAAGATGGTCGAACTCTCCATCTTCAAGGACATCCCGCACCTGATGTGTCCGATCGTCACCGACATGCAGCGGGCGGAAATGATCCTCCAGTGGGCGACGACGAAGATGGACGAGCGTTATGAGCTGCTGGCCGAGGCCGGCGTCCGCGACATCGGCAGCTTCAATCGAATGTCCAAGGATCAGATCTACGAACGATTCGCCCCCACGACCGACGAGGAAAAGCAGCAGATTCCCACGCACCTGCCCTACATCGTCATCGTCATCGACGAATTGGCCGACCTGATGATGACCTCCGGCAAAGAGGTCGAGCACCATCTCTCCCGCCTCGCCCAGAAGAGCCGCGCCGTCGGCATCCACCTGGTCGTCGCCACGCAGCGGCCGCAGGCCAACGTCGTCACCGGCCTCATCAAGAGTAACCTCCCCTGCCGCATGGCGTTTCGCGTCGCCAGCCGCATGGACTCGCGCATCGTCCTCGATCAGAACGGCGCCGAAGTCCTCATGGGCGAGGGCGACATGCTCTTCCTGCCCCCCGGCTCGTCCAAGCTCGTTCGCGCACAGGGCACCTACATCGAGGACGACGAACTCCGCGCCGTCCTCGCCGACTTATCAACCAAGGCCCGGCCCGTCTTCCATCACGAATTGCAGCGCCTCCGCCCGGCCGGCGAAGGTGAGGACTCCGAGCGCGACCCGCTCTTTGACGATGCCGTGTCGATCATTGTCGAGAGTCAGCGCGGAAGCGTCAGCCTGCTGCAGCGGCGTCTGGAAATCGGATACTCGCGCGCCAGTCGCCTCATCGACCAGATGGCCTCGGCCGGAATTGTCGGCGACTACAAGGGCAGCCAGGCGCGGGAAGTCCTGCTCACATCCAAGGAATGGTCGGAGATCCGCAAGCAGCGCGATGACGATGTGGCTCAGGGCGAATTCCGTGCCGACATGGAAGCCGAGGAGGATGACGCCTACGGCACCGCCGACATCGAAGACGACGAAGGCGTGCCCGACCTCATCGAAGGCCGCGCGGACCTGCGCGACTGA
- a CDS encoding thermonuclease family protein: MSKRRSCALTQPVDTHTYLIEWEGSPRRIRLMDVAPESATEASGRRPTNFGRQTLSWLRSEVLGEAREAEVELPAESVVSNSGCLLGHLFIRGANICVRMVREGWSPCFEKYGHPSSYCEELEDAERWAIREGLGIWGGAHAETYWKRKRWWLLRAGQVERCRHAAAMGEDILDARLDYDEIVKRAAVNAPSVIFADATNLFPLADGASLVQLGNPSRPLCAFFPLSMRIFARYLARHHIGAGKQNYLYFNGPLSMEGDQPQILVEIPNVVATYPPRDLQ, translated from the coding sequence ATGTCGAAGCGCCGTAGCTGCGCACTCACCCAGCCGGTCGACACGCACACTTACCTTATTGAGTGGGAGGGCAGCCCGCGCCGAATCCGCCTGATGGATGTCGCCCCGGAGAGCGCAACCGAGGCCTCGGGACGCAGACCGACAAATTTCGGACGCCAGACCCTCTCCTGGCTGCGTAGCGAGGTTTTGGGCGAGGCGCGGGAGGCGGAGGTCGAGCTTCCGGCCGAGTCGGTGGTCAGCAATTCCGGATGCCTGTTGGGGCACCTCTTCATCCGCGGCGCGAACATCTGCGTCCGGATGGTTCGCGAGGGATGGTCCCCCTGCTTTGAGAAGTACGGACACCCCAGTTCTTATTGCGAGGAACTGGAGGATGCGGAGCGCTGGGCCATCCGCGAGGGGCTCGGCATCTGGGGCGGCGCGCATGCCGAGACATACTGGAAACGCAAGCGCTGGTGGCTGCTGCGCGCCGGACAGGTGGAGCGCTGCCGGCACGCCGCCGCGATGGGCGAGGACATTCTGGACGCCCGGCTGGACTACGATGAGATCGTCAAGCGCGCAGCAGTCAACGCGCCATCGGTCATTTTCGCTGACGCGACGAATCTGTTTCCGCTGGCGGACGGGGCGTCGCTTGTGCAGCTTGGGAATCCGAGTCGGCCCTTGTGCGCGTTCTTTCCGTTGTCGATGCGAATCTTCGCCCGTTATCTCGCCAGGCATCACATTGGCGCCGGAAAGCAGAACTACCTGTACTTCAACGGTCCGCTTTCCATGGAAGGCGATCAGCCGCAGATCCTGGTTGAAATCCCGAATGTCGTCGCGACCTATCCGCCGCGCGATCTTCAATAG